One window of Pseudomonas sp. ML2-2023-3 genomic DNA carries:
- a CDS encoding TIGR02281 family clan AA aspartic protease — MSEQAPGKGVGRVFMIVAWCAGLYLAAQFFGRWEQRQENPNTEVSSQQGEGYIEVKLLGNAQGHFVASGRINNVPVEFLLDTGATDVAVPMELARQLALPKGVPVTLNTANGRTQGYQTRIDRLQLGAIVLRDVRAVAAPGLEGEQVLLGMSALKKLEFTQRGGTMLLRQTTN, encoded by the coding sequence ATGAGCGAGCAAGCGCCGGGTAAAGGTGTGGGTCGGGTCTTTATGATTGTGGCCTGGTGTGCCGGTTTGTATCTGGCCGCGCAGTTTTTCGGGCGCTGGGAACAGCGTCAGGAAAACCCCAACACCGAAGTCTCCTCGCAACAGGGCGAGGGTTATATCGAAGTCAAACTGCTCGGCAACGCCCAGGGTCATTTTGTTGCCAGCGGCCGGATCAACAACGTGCCGGTGGAATTTTTACTCGATACCGGCGCCACCGATGTGGCGGTGCCGATGGAGCTGGCCAGGCAACTGGCATTGCCCAAAGGTGTCCCGGTGACGCTGAACACTGCCAATGGTCGCACTCAGGGCTATCAGACCCGCATCGACCGCCTGCAACTGGGCGCCATTGTGCTGCGCGACGTGCGTGCAGTGGCTGCTCCAGGGCTCGAAGGCGAGCAAGTGCTGCTGGGCATGAGTGCGCTGAAAAAACTTGAATTTACCCAGCGCGGCGGCACCATGCTGCTGCGCCAGACAACGAATTGA
- a CDS encoding membrane integrity-associated transporter subunit PqiC, translated as MNVLRLPLIALLTGVLGLAGCTTHQPAALYQLDSGAPGQPAQSAGMAVVLGPISVADYLQRETLLQRQPDGSLSAATDGRWAGSLSSDIDQLLVRQLAWRLDSQRVVLAPATAGFSPDVQVLLSITRLDSGKNLPAVLDAQWRLIDRRGQVRDNRIVHLEQPHGGSTADQVKAQGQLLQQLSEQLAVALKPLANQPPLVEMRKPETKAAPKQGAEKPRIPMASPIRTDMEVFRF; from the coding sequence ATGAACGTTCTACGCCTTCCTTTAATTGCGTTGCTGACCGGTGTGCTGGGTCTGGCGGGGTGCACCACGCACCAGCCAGCGGCCTTGTACCAACTGGACAGCGGCGCCCCAGGCCAGCCCGCGCAAAGCGCCGGCATGGCCGTGGTACTTGGCCCGATCAGCGTGGCCGACTACCTGCAGCGTGAAACCCTGCTGCAACGTCAGCCCGATGGCAGTCTGAGTGCGGCCACTGATGGTCGATGGGCTGGCAGCCTGTCTTCGGATATCGATCAACTTCTGGTACGTCAACTGGCGTGGCGCCTGGACAGCCAGCGGGTTGTCCTGGCACCGGCTACGGCGGGCTTCAGCCCGGATGTGCAGGTGCTGTTGTCGATCACTCGCCTGGACTCGGGCAAGAACTTGCCTGCGGTGCTGGATGCGCAATGGCGCTTGATCGACCGTCGCGGTCAGGTGCGTGACAACCGCATTGTTCACCTGGAGCAGCCACACGGGGGCAGCACGGCGGATCAGGTCAAGGCTCAAGGTCAGTTGTTGCAACAGCTGAGCGAGCAATTGGCCGTGGCGCTCAAGCCACTGGCCAACCAGCCGCCGCTGGTTGAGATGCGCAAGCCCGAGACCAAGGCTGCACCGAAGCAGGGTGCGGAGAAACCTCGAATTCCGATGGCTTCACCGATCCGTACGGATATGGAAGTGTTTCGCTTCTGA
- a CDS encoding AhpA/YtjB family protein translates to MNRPLPVKTDNFFLLIFRALRDRRVPIALRIASHNVILVALALVIYAVVMGLQFKQAMHEQADALGQSLTTQTATSATELLVSNDILSLNVLLNNLTKNPLVAHAAIYSVDNRILAEAGQRPKNGLLGETEGVYQTKITFQDVTAGHLRISLDMHQFEQPMTISLQSMGILSAILLALALALSLRLGRHITTPLLQLRVWLREPDPYTPAIQRQDEIGDLARQLHSRLAPAAPEPEPEPEPEEDYDDSDYEEAEDNEPTFEVRNLSDPTFDEAPAAPAPKAAPRQLVSTAEDENDDEDPFADLRDTSTATAAPIALAKPKQVVSAAPQPSAVLAVQLGAQEQLRRLPRARLMELLERYRDCLNQAASLYQSELHTLNDGSTLMLFHSEDSGDDYLTNAICCGELLRALGHALQIEVADSGITLQLQLGLVLGEGLNGMSQIDLLLTEVAQDALALSQHSRNLLLVERKISDDPLIRQRARIRPIASPEGACCVERLMEPYPSMLERQLARMHENRG, encoded by the coding sequence GTGAACCGGCCATTGCCTGTCAAAACCGATAATTTCTTCCTGTTGATCTTCCGGGCCCTGCGTGATCGCCGCGTTCCGATTGCTCTGCGTATCGCCAGCCATAACGTGATCCTGGTCGCCCTGGCGCTGGTCATTTATGCCGTGGTGATGGGACTGCAATTCAAGCAGGCCATGCACGAGCAGGCAGATGCCCTGGGTCAGAGCCTGACCACACAAACCGCCACCTCGGCGACCGAGCTGCTGGTGTCCAATGACATCCTCAGTCTCAACGTGCTGCTCAACAACCTGACCAAAAACCCGCTGGTGGCCCACGCAGCTATCTACAGCGTCGATAACCGGATCCTCGCCGAAGCCGGCCAGCGTCCCAAAAACGGCTTGCTGGGCGAAACCGAAGGCGTGTATCAGACCAAGATCACCTTTCAGGATGTGACCGCCGGGCATCTGCGCATCAGCCTGGACATGCACCAGTTTGAGCAGCCGATGACCATCAGCCTGCAGAGCATGGGCATTTTGAGCGCCATTCTGCTCGCCCTGGCCCTGGCCTTGAGCTTGCGACTGGGACGCCACATCACCACGCCGCTGCTGCAATTGCGGGTATGGTTGCGCGAGCCCGATCCTTACACCCCGGCCATTCAGCGCCAGGATGAAATCGGTGATCTGGCCCGCCAGCTTCACAGCCGCCTCGCCCCTGCGGCGCCAGAGCCGGAACCCGAGCCAGAACCGGAAGAAGACTACGACGACAGCGACTACGAAGAAGCCGAAGACAACGAGCCGACCTTCGAAGTGCGCAACCTGAGCGATCCGACGTTCGATGAAGCGCCTGCTGCGCCTGCTCCCAAAGCCGCTCCCCGGCAGTTGGTCAGCACCGCAGAAGACGAAAACGACGACGAAGACCCGTTCGCTGACTTGCGCGACACCAGCACAGCCACTGCTGCGCCGATTGCGCTGGCCAAGCCAAAACAGGTCGTATCAGCTGCGCCACAGCCAAGCGCCGTACTGGCGGTGCAGCTGGGGGCACAGGAACAACTGCGTCGCCTGCCCCGCGCCCGCCTGATGGAACTGCTGGAGCGTTATCGCGATTGCCTGAACCAGGCAGCTTCGCTGTATCAAAGCGAGCTGCATACGCTCAACGATGGCAGCACGCTGATGCTGTTCCATAGCGAAGACAGCGGCGACGATTACCTGACCAACGCCATTTGCTGCGGCGAACTGCTGCGGGCCCTGGGTCACGCCTTGCAGATCGAAGTCGCGGACAGCGGCATCACCCTGCAATTGCAACTGGGTCTGGTGCTGGGCGAAGGACTGAACGGCATGAGCCAGATTGACTTGCTACTGACTGAAGTCGCACAGGACGCCCTGGCGCTGTCGCAACACAGCCGCAACTTGCTGCTGGTGGAGCGCAAGATCAGCGACGACCCGCTGATCCGTCAGCGCGCCCGTATCCGCCCGATTGCCAGCCCTGAAGGTGCCTGCTGCGTCGAGCGCCTGATGGAGCCTTATCCATCCATGCTTGAGCGCCAACTGGCGCGGATGCATGAGAATCGTGGCTGA
- a CDS encoding esterase-like activity of phytase family protein, giving the protein MRSALLGLLWLGAAPVMASTWPELVMQSEHPVEGMRGGNLSGLALCSGELWAVSDRDDDQIYRLDQRYPEWSAEALNIDVPPPPESGLPWGVRMMGKAISPLRGGNLDFEGISCDDAGNRYVVSEAHAAVLQVPPAGPPVWLKIDPSLVRQARASGMLLHFNALFEGIAVNPQGNQIWLAAERERRGLLTIRKKQSVWDCENGCVLMSEGGLEQAPPQLKAKAQQKDFADLALFEGKLFTLERMAYRICRRTLDTGEIERCWSFANDALTDNRLYNSGYGNTEALSLDAQGAWIGVDNGNHVRADGEKRPIVWRFAAPQGGWSAKS; this is encoded by the coding sequence ATGCGCAGTGCCTTGCTGGGGCTGCTCTGGTTGGGTGCTGCGCCAGTAATGGCCAGCACCTGGCCAGAGTTGGTCATGCAGTCGGAGCATCCGGTAGAAGGCATGCGAGGTGGCAACCTGTCTGGCCTGGCCCTGTGCTCGGGTGAGTTGTGGGCGGTATCCGATCGTGATGACGATCAGATTTATCGTCTTGACCAGCGCTACCCCGAATGGAGCGCCGAGGCCCTGAACATCGATGTTCCGCCGCCGCCCGAAAGCGGTTTGCCGTGGGGTGTACGCATGATGGGTAAAGCCATCAGCCCGTTGCGCGGCGGCAATCTGGATTTTGAAGGCATCAGCTGCGACGACGCGGGCAACCGTTATGTGGTCAGTGAAGCCCATGCGGCGGTGTTGCAAGTTCCGCCGGCAGGCCCACCGGTGTGGCTCAAGATCGACCCTTCGCTGGTCCGTCAGGCCCGGGCCAGCGGCATGCTGCTGCATTTCAATGCGCTGTTTGAAGGTATCGCCGTCAACCCGCAGGGCAACCAGATATGGCTGGCGGCCGAGCGCGAGCGCCGCGGCTTGCTGACGATCCGCAAAAAGCAGAGTGTGTGGGACTGCGAAAACGGTTGCGTATTGATGAGTGAAGGGGGGCTTGAACAGGCGCCGCCACAACTCAAGGCCAAGGCGCAGCAAAAGGATTTTGCCGACCTGGCGCTGTTCGAAGGCAAGCTGTTCACCCTTGAACGCATGGCCTACCGCATTTGTCGTCGTACCCTGGACACAGGTGAAATCGAACGCTGCTGGTCGTTTGCCAACGATGCATTGACCGACAACCGGCTATACAACAGTGGCTATGGCAATACCGAGGCCTTGAGCCTGGATGCCCAAGGTGCCTGGATCGGCGTCGATAACGGCAACCATGTACGCGCCGATGGCGAAAAACGCCCCATTGTCTGGCGCTTTGCTGCCCCGCAAGGTGGCTGGAGTGCCAAGTCATGA
- the parE gene encoding DNA topoisomerase IV subunit B, with protein sequence MATPSASSYNADAIEVLSGLDPVRKRPGMYTDTSRPNHLAQEVIDNSVDEALAGHAKSVQVILHADHSLEVSDDGRGMPVDIHPEEGVSGVELILTKLHAGGKFSNKNYQFSGGLHGVGISVVNALSTLVRVKVKRDGNEYQMTFADGYKATDLEVIGTVGKRNTGTSVYFAPDPKYFDSPKFSVSRLKHVLKAKAVLCPGLLVSFEDKNTGEKVEWHYEDGLRSYLVDAVSEFERLPNEPFCGSLAGNKEAIDWALLWLPEGGDSVQESYVNLIPTAQGGTHVNGLRQGLLDAMREFCEFRSLLPRGVKLAPEDVWERIAFVLSMKMQEPQFSGQTKERLSSREAAAFVSGVIKDSFSLWLNANPELGMQLAELAINNAGRRLKASKKVERKRITQGPALPGKLADCAGQDPMRSELFLVEGDSAGGSAKQARDKEFQAILPLRGKILNTWEVDGSEVLASQEVHNIAVAIGVDPGAADMSQLRYGKICILADADSDGLHIATLLCALFVQHFRPLVDAGHVYVAMPPLYRIDLGKEIFYALDEAERDGILDRLVAEKKRGKPQVTRFKGLGEMNPPQLRETTMDPNTRRLVQLTLEDFAATSEMMDMLLAKKRAGDRKTWLESKGNLAQVLT encoded by the coding sequence ATGGCCACTCCCAGCGCTAGCTCTTATAACGCCGACGCCATCGAAGTCCTCTCGGGCCTCGACCCGGTGCGCAAACGCCCCGGCATGTACACCGACACCAGTCGGCCCAACCACCTGGCCCAGGAAGTCATCGACAACAGTGTCGACGAAGCCCTGGCCGGTCACGCCAAGTCGGTGCAAGTCATCCTGCACGCCGATCACTCGCTGGAAGTCAGCGATGACGGGCGCGGCATGCCTGTGGACATCCACCCTGAAGAGGGCGTGTCAGGTGTCGAGCTGATCCTTACCAAGCTCCACGCGGGTGGCAAGTTCTCCAACAAAAACTATCAGTTCTCCGGCGGCCTGCACGGCGTGGGGATTTCGGTGGTCAACGCGCTGTCGACACTGGTTCGGGTCAAGGTCAAGCGTGACGGCAACGAATACCAGATGACCTTCGCCGATGGCTATAAAGCGACCGATCTGGAAGTCATCGGTACGGTCGGCAAGCGCAACACCGGTACCAGCGTGTACTTCGCGCCGGACCCGAAGTACTTCGACTCGCCCAAGTTTTCGGTCAGCCGCCTCAAGCATGTGCTCAAGGCCAAGGCTGTACTGTGTCCGGGGCTGCTGGTCAGCTTTGAAGACAAAAACACCGGCGAAAAGGTCGAGTGGCATTACGAAGACGGTCTGCGCTCGTACCTGGTTGACGCGGTCAGCGAATTTGAACGCCTGCCCAATGAGCCGTTCTGCGGCAGCCTGGCCGGTAATAAAGAAGCCATCGACTGGGCTTTGCTGTGGCTGCCTGAGGGCGGTGACAGTGTTCAGGAAAGCTACGTCAACCTGATCCCCACGGCTCAAGGCGGTACTCACGTCAACGGTCTGCGTCAGGGCTTGCTCGATGCGATGCGCGAGTTCTGCGAGTTCCGCAGCCTGCTGCCGCGCGGCGTGAAGCTGGCGCCCGAAGACGTGTGGGAGCGCATTGCGTTCGTGCTGTCGATGAAAATGCAGGAGCCGCAGTTCTCGGGGCAGACCAAAGAGCGTCTGTCCTCCCGTGAAGCGGCGGCGTTTGTATCGGGCGTGATCAAGGATTCCTTCAGCCTGTGGCTCAATGCCAATCCCGAGCTGGGCATGCAACTGGCTGAGCTGGCAATCAACAATGCCGGGCGCAGGCTCAAGGCCAGCAAGAAGGTCGAGCGCAAGCGGATTACCCAGGGGCCGGCCTTGCCGGGCAAGCTGGCCGACTGCGCCGGGCAGGACCCGATGCGTTCTGAACTGTTTCTGGTGGAAGGTGACTCCGCAGGCGGCTCGGCCAAGCAGGCACGAGACAAGGAATTCCAGGCGATCCTGCCGTTGCGCGGCAAGATCCTCAACACCTGGGAAGTTGACGGCAGCGAAGTCCTGGCCAGTCAGGAAGTCCATAACATCGCCGTCGCGATCGGTGTCGATCCGGGCGCGGCTGACATGAGCCAATTGCGTTACGGCAAAATCTGCATCCTTGCCGACGCCGACTCCGACGGTCTGCACATCGCCACCTTGCTGTGCGCGTTGTTCGTTCAGCACTTCCGTCCGCTGGTGGACGCCGGTCACGTTTACGTGGCGATGCCGCCGTTGTACCGCATTGACCTGGGCAAGGAGATTTTCTACGCCCTGGACGAAGCCGAGCGTGATGGCATCCTTGACCGACTGGTCGCCGAGAAAAAACGCGGCAAGCCACAGGTCACGCGATTCAAGGGGCTGGGTGAGATGAACCCGCCGCAACTGCGCGAAACCACGATGGACCCAAACACCCGTCGCTTGGTGCAACTGACCCTTGAAGACTTCGCCGCCACGTCAGAGATGATGGACATGCTGCTGGCCAAGAAACGCGCCGGTGACCGCAAGACCTGGCTTGAATCCAAAGGCAACCTGGCGCAGGTGCTGACCTGA
- a CDS encoding YqiA/YcfP family alpha/beta fold hydrolase translates to MSGSILYIHGFNSAPESKKATQLISVMQRMGLAEQLRVPALHHHPREAMAQLQAAISQLGRPLLVGSSLGGYYATWLAEQHGLKALLVNPAVSPHRMFDGYLGTQTNHYSGQTWELTHDHVQALAELEVAAPQDPQRYQVWLQTGDETLDYRYAEKYYAACTLRIQAGGDHSYQGFAQQLPDLLNFAGIGAEQFQTIDFAAL, encoded by the coding sequence ATGTCGGGTTCCATCTTGTATATCCACGGGTTCAACAGTGCCCCCGAGTCCAAGAAGGCCACACAGTTGATCTCGGTGATGCAGCGCATGGGGCTTGCCGAGCAGCTGCGGGTGCCTGCCTTGCACCACCATCCGCGTGAGGCAATGGCCCAATTGCAGGCCGCAATCAGCCAGCTGGGCCGCCCATTGCTGGTAGGCAGCTCGCTCGGCGGCTACTATGCGACCTGGCTGGCCGAACAACATGGCCTCAAGGCCTTGCTGGTCAACCCGGCCGTCAGCCCGCATCGGATGTTCGACGGTTATCTGGGCACGCAGACCAACCACTACAGCGGCCAAACCTGGGAATTGACCCACGATCACGTCCAGGCCCTGGCCGAACTCGAAGTGGCAGCCCCCCAAGACCCGCAGCGGTATCAGGTGTGGTTGCAAACTGGCGATGAAACCCTGGACTACCGCTACGCTGAAAAGTACTACGCGGCGTGTACATTGCGTATTCAGGCGGGCGGTGACCACAGTTATCAAGGTTTTGCCCAGCAACTGCCTGATCTGTTGAATTTTGCAGGGATTGGCGCCGAACAGTTTCAAACCATCGACTTCGCGGCCCTCTGA
- the cpdA gene encoding 3',5'-cyclic-AMP phosphodiesterase has protein sequence MPNVSTLTTEDAVLLVQLSDSHLFADADGSLLGLKTAQSLQQVIDLARAEQPHIDGILATGDLTQDGSVEAYQHFRRMTSPLGGVARWIPGNHDQIAQMREAAVQSRLLEPVVDIGNWRITLLNSAVPHSTPGYLEDDQLQLLAQSLSEAPERHHLVCLHHHPVSVGCQWLEPIGLRNAKDFWSVMDRYPQARAVLWGHVHQPFDQQRNGVRLLASPSTCIQFAVASPDFKVSNEAPGYRWLRLQPDGTLQTGVSRLADFSFEPDYSANNY, from the coding sequence TTGCCGAATGTATCCACGCTGACCACCGAAGATGCGGTGCTGCTGGTGCAGCTGTCTGACAGCCATTTGTTTGCTGACGCAGACGGTTCCCTGCTCGGCCTCAAGACTGCGCAAAGCCTGCAGCAGGTGATCGATCTGGCTCGCGCCGAACAACCGCACATCGACGGCATTCTGGCCACGGGCGACTTGACCCAGGACGGCAGCGTCGAGGCCTATCAGCACTTTCGCAGGATGACGTCACCGCTGGGCGGCGTTGCCCGCTGGATCCCCGGCAATCATGACCAAATTGCGCAGATGCGCGAAGCGGCCGTGCAAAGCCGTCTGCTTGAGCCCGTGGTCGATATCGGCAATTGGCGCATTACGTTGCTCAACTCGGCAGTGCCCCATTCCACCCCCGGTTATCTGGAAGACGACCAGTTGCAACTGCTGGCGCAATCCTTGAGCGAAGCCCCCGAACGCCATCACCTGGTGTGCCTGCATCACCACCCGGTCTCGGTGGGTTGCCAATGGCTGGAGCCGATTGGTCTGCGCAATGCCAAGGATTTCTGGTCGGTCATGGACCGTTATCCACAAGCACGGGCGGTGCTCTGGGGGCATGTCCACCAGCCGTTCGATCAGCAACGCAACGGTGTCAGGTTGCTGGCATCGCCCTCGACCTGCATCCAGTTTGCTGTCGCCAGCCCGGACTTCAAGGTCAGCAACGAGGCCCCGGGCTATCGCTGGTTGCGCTTGCAGCCTGATGGCACGCTGCAAACCGGCGTGTCACGCCTGGCTGATTTCTCGTTCGAGCCGGATTACAGCGCCAACAATTACTGA
- a CDS encoding DUF1249 domain-containing protein — protein MVVNGVRDRYRVDLIGLQAACEANYARLMRLLPEMREQPGPRRIAVTQGDQMLGVLTLEVILDCPYTSTLRIRQEHSLPWLPVPELQVQVYHDARMAEVVAAEHARRFRSIYPYPNIAMHQPDEKAQLNVFLGEWLSHCLACGHEYAEVR, from the coding sequence ATGGTCGTAAATGGGGTTCGCGATCGTTATCGAGTCGACCTGATCGGTTTGCAGGCTGCCTGCGAGGCCAACTATGCGCGCCTGATGCGTTTGTTGCCTGAAATGCGTGAGCAACCCGGCCCGCGCCGGATTGCCGTGACTCAGGGGGACCAGATGCTGGGCGTGCTGACGCTTGAGGTGATCCTCGATTGCCCGTACACCAGCACCCTGCGAATCCGTCAGGAACACAGCTTGCCGTGGTTGCCGGTGCCCGAGTTGCAGGTGCAGGTTTATCACGATGCGCGCATGGCTGAAGTCGTTGCTGCCGAGCACGCCCGGCGCTTTCGCAGCATCTACCCGTACCCCAACATCGCCATGCACCAGCCCGACGAAAAAGCCCAGCTCAATGTGTTTCTGGGTGAGTGGCTCAGCCATTGCCTGGCATGCGGGCATGAATACGCAGAAGTACGCTAG
- the parC gene encoding DNA topoisomerase IV subunit A, whose translation MSDSLDLSLDGVERRSLADFTEQAYLNYSMYVIMDRALPHIGDGLKPVQRRIVYAMSELGLDADSKHKKSARTVGDVLGKFHPHGDSACYEAMVLMAQPFSYRYTLVDGQGNWGAPDDPKSFAAMRYTEARLSRYSEVLLSELGQGTADWVPNFDGTLDEPAVLPARLPNILLNGTTGIAVGMATDVPPHNLREVASACVRLLDEPKATVEQLCEHIQGPDYPTEAEIITPRADLLKIYQTGRGSVRMRAVYHIEDGDIVVTALPHQVSGAKVLEQIAALMQAKPTKLAMVTDLRDESDHENPCRIVIIPRNNKVDLDELMQHLFAVTELESTFRVNINIIGLDGKPQLKNLRALLVEWLEFRVNVVRRRLQFRLDKVERRLHLLDGLLTAYLNLDEVIHIIRTEEHPKAELIARFALSEIQADYILDTRLRQLARLEEMKLRTEQDALRKEQAKLKTLLGSETKLKKLVRTELLADAETYGDDRRSPIVSRAEAKALSENELVPTEAVTVVLSEKGWVRCGKGHDLDATGLSYKAGDGYKTAASGRSNQFAVFIDSTGRSYSEPAHKLPNARGQGEPLTGRLTPPPGATFECVLLPEDDALYVIASDAGYGFVVKGEDLQAKNKAGKALLSLPKGAQVMQPRPVADREHNWLAAVTTEGRLLIFKVSDLPQLGKGKGNKIIGIPGERVASREEYVTDLAVLPDNATLVLQAGKRTLSLKADDLEHYKGERGRRGNKLPRGFQRVDALLVETPN comes from the coding sequence ATGAGCGACTCCCTTGATCTCAGCCTGGACGGCGTAGAACGCCGGTCACTGGCCGACTTCACCGAACAGGCCTACCTCAACTACTCCATGTACGTAATCATGGACCGGGCCTTGCCGCACATCGGCGACGGCCTCAAGCCCGTACAGCGGCGCATTGTGTACGCCATGAGCGAGTTGGGCCTGGACGCTGATTCCAAGCACAAGAAATCGGCGCGTACCGTCGGTGACGTACTCGGCAAGTTCCACCCCCACGGCGACTCGGCGTGCTACGAAGCAATGGTGTTGATGGCGCAGCCGTTCAGCTACCGCTACACCCTGGTCGACGGCCAGGGCAACTGGGGTGCGCCGGACGATCCCAAGTCGTTCGCGGCCATGCGTTATACCGAAGCGCGCTTGTCCCGTTATTCCGAAGTGCTGCTCAGCGAACTGGGCCAGGGCACGGCGGACTGGGTGCCCAACTTTGACGGGACCCTCGACGAACCTGCGGTTTTGCCTGCGCGCTTGCCCAATATCCTGCTCAATGGCACCACCGGCATTGCCGTGGGCATGGCCACTGACGTGCCACCGCACAACCTGCGTGAAGTTGCCAGCGCGTGCGTGCGCTTGCTCGATGAGCCCAAGGCCACGGTCGAGCAGCTGTGCGAGCACATCCAGGGCCCGGACTACCCGACCGAAGCTGAAATCATCACCCCCCGTGCCGACCTGCTGAAGATCTATCAGACCGGCCGTGGTTCGGTGCGCATGCGTGCCGTGTATCACATTGAAGACGGCGACATTGTGGTCACTGCGCTGCCCCATCAGGTATCGGGCGCCAAAGTATTGGAGCAGATCGCGGCCCTGATGCAGGCCAAGCCAACCAAGCTGGCAATGGTCACCGACCTGCGCGACGAGTCCGACCACGAAAACCCGTGCCGTATCGTGATCATTCCGCGCAATAACAAAGTCGATCTCGACGAGCTGATGCAGCACTTGTTCGCCGTGACCGAGCTTGAGTCCACGTTCCGGGTCAACATCAACATCATTGGTCTGGACGGCAAACCGCAACTGAAAAACCTGCGCGCCTTGCTGGTGGAATGGCTGGAATTCCGGGTCAATGTCGTACGCCGTCGCTTGCAGTTCCGCCTCGATAAAGTCGAGCGCCGCCTGCACCTGTTGGACGGATTGCTCACCGCCTACTTGAACCTCGATGAAGTGATTCACATCATCCGCACCGAGGAGCATCCCAAGGCCGAGCTGATTGCGCGCTTTGCCCTGAGCGAAATCCAGGCTGACTACATCCTCGACACGCGTCTGCGCCAATTGGCCCGCCTTGAAGAGATGAAGTTGCGCACCGAGCAGGATGCGTTGCGCAAAGAGCAAGCCAAGCTGAAAACCTTGCTGGGCAGCGAAACCAAGCTGAAAAAGCTGGTGCGTACCGAGTTGCTGGCCGATGCCGAAACCTATGGCGACGACCGTCGCTCGCCGATTGTGTCCCGTGCTGAAGCCAAGGCCCTGTCTGAAAACGAGTTGGTCCCGACTGAAGCCGTCACAGTTGTACTGTCGGAAAAAGGCTGGGTTCGTTGCGGCAAAGGCCATGACCTTGACGCAACCGGCCTGTCCTACAAGGCAGGGGATGGCTACAAGACAGCGGCCTCCGGACGCTCCAACCAGTTCGCGGTGTTTATCGACTCGACCGGGCGCAGTTACTCTGAGCCTGCTCACAAACTGCCCAATGCCCGTGGCCAGGGTGAGCCGTTGACCGGGCGCCTGACCCCGCCGCCGGGTGCGACGTTCGAGTGCGTGCTGTTGCCTGAAGACGATGCGCTGTACGTCATCGCGTCCGACGCCGGTTACGGTTTTGTGGTCAAGGGTGAAGACCTGCAAGCCAAGAACAAGGCCGGTAAAGCGCTGCTCAGCCTGCCTAAAGGGGCGCAAGTCATGCAGCCACGACCTGTGGCAGATCGCGAGCACAACTGGCTGGCGGCCGTGACCACGGAAGGTCGTCTGCTGATTTTCAAAGTCAGCGACTTGCCGCAACTGGGCAAAGGCAAAGGCAACAAGATCATCGGTATTCCCGGTGAGCGCGTGGCCAGTCGTGAAGAGTACGTGACCGACCTCGCCGTGCTGCCAGACAACGCCACGCTGGTATTGCAGGCGGGCAAGCGCACACTGTCACTCAAGGCTGACGACCTGGAGCACTACAAAGGCGAGCGCGGCCGTCGTGGCAATAAGCTGCCCCGTGGTTTCCAGCGTGTGGATGCCTTGTTGGTAGAAACGCCCAATTAA